In Debaryomyces hansenii CBS767 chromosome B complete sequence, one genomic interval encodes:
- a CDS encoding DEHA2B13024p (weakly similar to uniprot|P25301 Saccharomyces cerevisiae YDR004W RAD57 Protein that stimulates strand exchange by stabilizing the binding of Rad51p to single-stranded DNA) translates to MDIFKQLSPNDADIGSNFAMLTSAIEANGLTVVDLLSSVHFSSSTNLPQLSKKLGRSIREVEEFLNILKKECTEASTQCSLKERFGKEQTGDKCHFIPTGLEALDRQLNGGIPLGEITEIFGASGCGKSQLLLQLCIYTQLVGDPENNQCIYISTESPLETRRLHDMIDHYNAKSDKKVSMDNISCIYCQDIENQDHTLFTQLPVKLSQEKGKVRAIIIDSISHHLRLEEAITNTMYITDHIKAQEEALTDSKEYAEIKTKLDQQFKAFFKSTPKYQNRIAKTQYLMLLHRHLLSIAKDNNIAVITANQVSDYPENITDLSIYEDADDSLNLEYQLGQYSGWDNRSIFKHQQLFSQNQDIISSKESDLAYYELSRSIDQINNLNKRQKMSIPLNETEIDPRYSKHNNASVIDDQYSNQEDLIDKLHRLENCETKKIVPTLGYHWGKNMVSRLMLMKTYRPLLKDKATLADTHQPVDPESRLTYDSLCEGFNLPTQTEGSIKRKADNNSSPENNQKNNTIYGVESLIDGWGVERYVKVVASPYDSVSSNGMFNENRKIPFQITTNGITEI, encoded by the coding sequence ATGGATATATTCAAACAACTCTCTCCCAATGATGCCGACATTGGGAGTAACTTTGCTATGCTCACTTCTGCAATAGAGGCAAACGGACTTACAGTTGTTGACCTTTTGTCTTCTGttcatttttcatcaaGCACAAATCTCCCTCAGTTATCTAAAAAATTGGGGAGATCAATAAGAGAAGTAGAggaattcttgaatattctAAAGAAAGAATGTACTGAAGCATCCACACAATGCTCATTAAAGGAAAGATTCGGCAAAGAGCAAACAGGAGACAAATGTCACTTTATTCCAACTGGTCTTGAAGCTTTGGATCGACAATTGAATGGGGGAATTCCTTTAGGTGAAATAACGGAAATATTTGGAGCAAGTGGTTGTGGAAAGTCACAACTCCTTCTTCAGCTATGCATATATACCCAATTGGTTGGTGATCCCGAAAATAATCAATGTATTTACATTTCAACAGAATCTCCATTAGAAACAAGAAGGTTACACGACATGATAGATCATTACAATGCCAAATCGGATAAGAAAGTGCTGATGGACAACATTTCTTGCATTTATTGCCAGGATATTGAAAACCAAGACCATACTCTTTTCACACAATTGCCGGTCAAACTATCTCAGGAGAAAGGTAAAGTACGGGCCATTATAATTGATAGCATATCTCACCACCTAAGATTGGAAGAAGCTATTACGAACACAATGTACATAACAGATCATATAAAGGCACAAGAGGAAGCGTTGACTGATAGTAAAGAGTATGCAGAAATCAAGACCAAGCTTGATCAGCAGTTTAAAGCATTTTTTAAATCCACGcccaaatatcaaaatagaaTTGCTAAAACCCAATATTTGATGTTATTGCATCGTCACTTGCTATCTATCGCTAAGGATAATAATATCGCCGTAATAACAGCGAACCAAGTGAGTGATTACCCCGAGAATATTACAGATTTAAGTATCTATGAAGATGCAGACGACAGCCTTAATCTTGAATACCAATTAGGTCAATATTCGGGCTGGGACAACAGATCCATATTTAAACATCAACAGCTTTTCCTGCAAAATCAAGATATAATCAGTTCTAAAGAATCCGACTTGGCTTATTACGAACTTCTGAGATCTATAGATCAGATCAATAATCTAAACAAAAGACAAAAGATGAGTATACCTCTAAACGAAACCGAGATTGACCCCCGGTACAGCAAACATAATAACGCATCGGTTATTGACGATCAATACTCAAACCAGGAAGACCTTATTGATAAGCTACATAGATTGGAGAACTGTGAAACGAAAAAAATCGTTCCCACACTAGGCTACCATTGGGGAAAGAATATGGTTTCCCGCCTAATGCTAATGAAAACATACAGACCATTACTCAAAGACAAAGCTACTCTAGCGGACACGCATCAGCCAGTTGATCCGGAATCAAGATTAACTTACGACTCCTTATGTGAAGGCTTTAATTTGCCAACTCAAACAGAAGGAAGCATCAAACGCAAAGCTGACAATAACAGTTCCCCCGAAAACAATCAAAAGAATAACACTATTTATGGTGTCGAATCGCTTATTGATGGGTGGGGTGTGGAAAGATATGTCAAGGTAGTGGCTTCTCCGTACGACCTGGTAAGTCTGAATGGCATGTTCAATGAAAATCGTAAAATACCTTTTCAAATAACTACAAATGGAATTACAGAAATATAA
- a CDS encoding DEHA2B13046p (weakly similar to uniprot|P52923 Saccharomyces cerevisiae YNR074C AIF1 Mitochondrial cell death effector that translocates to the nucleus in response to apoptotic stimuli), producing MTDSGKHIVIIGGSYAGVLAAKTIFGHKDQSVRVTLISPSTHAFFTVASPRLIAEPEKIQQTIFPLEETLKKHSGGVNYKFVQGRVEIADFDNNSLSVESSSGKSTIEYDYLVVASGCKADHAAFRLSGDHQDTVDSIKKLSKSTKSAKKIIILGGGPTGVETAGELGFLYGKEKEIVLYTGSAGPLEPLGESKSKASSDKLTELGVKVVNNKRSTSFDESGARSKVIFEDGSSDDADVVIPVYGLKPNSEFLDKKFLDSRGYLKTDKYFRVEGHSNIVGLGDILSVGENTIVNLTYAQKATFESIVDLEFFGNKNSKLKPYSPTKTTIVVPISRKGGIGLAFGWSVPSFLVKFLKSKDFMIPKAGDGLA from the coding sequence ATGACAGATTCAGGAAAACATATAGTGATTATAGGTGGGTCGTATGCCGGTGTGCTTGCTGCTAAAACCATTTTTGGTCATAAAGATCAGTCAGTACGTGTTACTTTAATATCACCATCTACTCATGCATTTTTTACTGTGGCCAGTCCTCGTTTAATTGCAGAGCCAGAAAAAATCCAGCAAACCATTTTCCCATTAGAAGAAACGTTAAAGAAGCATTCAGGGGGCGTTAATTACAAATTTGTTCAAGGCAGAGTGGAAATTGCcgattttgataataattcgttAAGTGTTGAAAGTTCTCTGGGCAAGCTGACAATTGAGTACGATTACTTAGTTGTAGCTTCCGGCTGTAAGGCTGATCATGCGGCATTTAGATTGTCGGGGGATCACCAGGACACTGTTGATTCGATCAAGAAGTTGAGTAAATCAACCAAAAGCGCTAAAAAGATTATCATATTAGGTGGTGGTCCAACGGGTGTAGAAACTGCAGGTGAATTAGGTTTCCTTTATGGTaaggaaaaggaaattGTTTTGTATACTGGCCTGGCTGGTCCACTTGAACCTTTAGGCGAAAGCAAGTCTAAGGCATCCTCTGATAAATTGACTGAGTTAGGGGTTAAGGTTGTCAATAACAAAAGGTCCACTAGCTTCGACGAAAGTGGCGCTCGTTCTAAGGTCATTTTCGAAGATGGTTCGTCGGATGATGCTGATGTCGTTATTCCTGTTTATGGCTTAAAGCCTAACTCGGAATTCTTAGATAAAAAGTTCCTTGATTCGCGTGGATACTTGAAAACCGACAAATATTTCCGTGTGGAAGGCCATTCCAATATAGTAGGTTTAGGTGATATTCTTTCTGTTGGTGAAAATACCATCGTAAACTTAACCTATGCTCAAAAAGCAACTTTTGAGTCGATTGTTgatcttgaattctttgGTAATAAGAATTCTAAACTCAAGCCATATTCACCAACTAAAACAACTATTGTTGTTCCCATTTCTAGAAAAGGTGGTATTGGACTAGCATTTGGCTGGAGCGTACCAAGTTTCttagtgaaatttttgaaatcaaaagattttatGATTCCTAAAGCTGGCGATGGGTTAGCTTAA
- a CDS encoding DEHA2B13068p (weakly similar to uniprot|P52923 Saccharomyces cerevisiae YNR074C AIF1 Mitochondrial cell death effector that translocates to the nucleus in response to apoptotic stimuli), with product MPTNSYSKLQKMTDSSKHIVIIGGSYAGIFAAKSIFGRKDQSVNVTLISSSTNAYFNVSTSRLIVEPEKIDKTLFPVEKTLKKYSNGVDYRFVLGNVVSSNFNNNSLIVENAKGKQTINYDYLIVATGARTDIPAFKLGGNHQDTVDSIKKLNRSTKGAKKIIILGGGPTGVETAGELGYLYGKEKEIVLYTGSTGPLLQLGSSKSATTVSKLAQLGVKVVNNKKSTSFEESGSPSKVVFEDGSSEDADVVIPAYGLTPNSEFLDVKFLDSLGYLKTDEYLRVEGHHNVIGLGDILSIGENTILNIKYSQMAAFESVVDLELFGNKNSKLQPYSPIKTTLGVPVSRDWGVGVALGWSLPSFIIKFMKSKDFMIPKASEMLA from the coding sequence ATGCCTACAAACTCGTACCtgaaattgcaaaaaatgACAGATTCTTCAAAACATATAGTTATTATTGGCGGTTCATACGCTGGTATTTTTGCAGCTAAATCAATCTTTGGTCGTAAAGATCAATCAGTTAATGTCACtttaatatcatcttctACAAATGCATATTTTAATGTGAGTACATCACGGTTAATTGTGGAACCAgagaaaattgataaaacCTTGTTCCCAGTTGAAAAAACGTTGAAGAAATACTCAAATGGAGTAGATTATAGATTTGTTTTAGGGAACGTGGTTTCCtctaattttaataataattctttaattgtGGAAAACGCCAAGGGCAAACAAACAATTAACTATGACTACTTAATTGTGGCGACAGGTGCTAGAACAGACATTCCGGCATTCAAGCTAGGTGGTAATCATCAAGATACTGTTGATTCGatcaagaagttgaataGATCAACCAAAGGTGCAAAGAAGATTATCATATTAGGTGGTGGTCCAACAGGTGTTGAAACAGCAGGGGAATTAGGCTATCTTTATGGCaaggaaaaggaaattGTATTATACACTGGACTGACGGGTCCTCTCTTACAATTGGGTTCTAGCAAATCCGCCACAACTGTTTCAAAATTAGCTCAATTAGGTGTTAAAGTTGTTAACAATAAAAAGTCCACGAGTTTCGAAGAAAGTGGGTCTCCCTCTAAGGTCGTTTTTGAAGACGGTTCATCCGAAGATGCCGATGTTGTTATCCCTGCTTATGGGTTAACTCCTAACTCAGAATTCTTAGATGTAAAATTCCTCGATTCTCTTGGATACTTGAAGACTGACGAATATTTGCGGGTAGAAGGGCACCATAATGTAATAGGTTTAGGTGATATTCTTTCGATCGGCGAAAATACTATTCTAAACATAAAGTACTCGCAAATGGCGGCTTTCGAGTCTGTAGTTGATCTTGAACTCTTTGGTAATAAGAATTCTAAGCTCCAACCATATTCACCTATTAAGACCACGTTAGGTGTCCCTGTTTCTAGAGATTGGGGCGTTGGTGTAGCATTGGGCTGGAGCCTTCCAAGTTTCATTATCAAGtttatgaaatcaaaagaCTTCATGATTCCTAAAGCGAGTGAAATGTTAGCTTAA
- a CDS encoding DEHA2B13090p (highly similar to uniprot|P00817 Saccharomyces cerevisiae YBR011C IPP1 Cytoplasmic inorganic pyrophosphatase (PPase)): MSFTARQIGAPNTLDYRVFIEQNGKPVSPFHDIPLYANEEKTVLNMIVEVPRWTNAKLEISKEEKLNPILQDTKKGKLRFVRNCFPHHGYIHNYGAFPQTWEDPNQVHPETKAKGDNDPLDVCEIGEQVGYVGQVKQVKVLGVMALLDEGETDWKIIVIDVNDPLASKLNDIEDVETHLPGLLRATNEWFRIYKIPDGKPENQFAFSGECKNKKYAEEIINECSEAWEKLIKGETADSKGISLDNTTLSSTQTFSEAAASGVPPASVQPAAPIDKSVDKWFFISGAH, encoded by the coding sequence atgtcTTTTACAGCTCGTCAAATTGGTGCCCCAAACACTTTAGACTACAGAGTCTTCATTGAACAAAATGGAAAGCCAGTCTCTCCATTTCACGATATTCCATTATACgctaatgaagaaaagacTGTTTTAAACATGATTGTTGAGGTCCCAAGATGGACTAACGCCAAGTTAGAAATCTCcaaggaagaaaaattaaaccCAATTCTCCAAGATACCAAGAAGGGTAAATTGAGATTTGTCCGTAACTGTTTCCCACACCACGGTTACATTCACAACTACGGTGCTTTCCCACAAACCTGGGAAGATCCAAACCAAGTCCACCCAGAAACCAAGGCTAAGGGTGATAACGATCCTTTAGATGTTTGTGAAATTGGTGAACAAGTCGGATACGTCGGTCAAGTCAAGCAAGTCAAGGTTTTAGGTGTCATGgctttattagatgaagGTGAAACCGACTGGAAGATCATTGTCATCGATGTCAATGACCCATTGGCTTCAAAGTTAAATGACATCGAAGATGTCGAAACCCACTTGCCAGGTTTATTGAGAGCCACCAACGAATGGTTCAGAATCTACAAGATTCCAGATGGTAAGCCAGAAAACCAATTCGCTTTCTCCGGTGAATGTAAGAACAAGAAGTACGCcgaagaaattatcaacGAATGTAGTGAAGCTTGGGAAAAGTTAATTAAAGGTGAAACTGCTGACTCTAAGGGTATCTCCTTAGATAACACCACCTTGTCATCTACCCAAACCTTCTCTGAAGCTGCTGCCAGTGGTGTCCCACCAGCTTCCGTTCAACCAGCTGCTCCAATTGATAAGTCCGTTGACAAATGGTTCTTCATCTCTGGTGctcattaa
- a CDS encoding DEHA2B13112p (weakly similar to uniprot|P23179 Saccharomyces cerevisiae YHL022C SPO11 Meiosis-specific protein that initiates meiotic recombination by catalyzing the formation of double-strand breaks in DNA via a transesterification reaction): MRYRSPLQKLIGVWNQIQSNIGGDIVFVFHKPYCRSRKRTFGGNSKSYEVGQLGGCELEARRFAAVIKVLKTMIVNLVQDRTTTKRDVYYQDVGLFQKSQPFANELIECIVGSLGMCAERDLKIFASQKGLMFGNMRFRRAGVAWDLDEPVLIPRTNDLEAMEPPKGIVVIEKEAIFKSFCKYIQNIDVNLIAVTGKGFPDNLTKRFVGNLGQLYPDVPILAFMDSDVYGLSICKNYKYAKNFDAMLCPSLTFAGVFLTEYASGWLDISVRDWRMMSNFIRDIKLLQRPVSEAKELDKWHRELTRGLVLFKKSEMNIVDSCPNEYILRKIKQHIQ; encoded by the coding sequence atgcGGTATAGATCACCGTTGCAAAAACTAATTGGAGTATGGAACCAAATTCAAAGTAATATTGGTGGAGATATCGTGTTTGTATTCCACAAACCGTATTGTAGGAGCCGTAAGAGGACGTTTGGCGGAAACAGTAAAAGTTACGAGGTGGGACAATTGGGCGGCTGCGAGTTGGAAGCGAGACGTTTCGCGGCGGTAATCAAGGTTTTGAAGACGATGATTGTTAACCTCGTGCAGGATCGGACAACCACGAAGAGAGATGTGTACTACCAGGATGTCGGGTTGTTTCAGAAATCGCAGCCGTTTGCCaatgaattgattgaatGCATCGTGGGGTCGCTAGGGATGTGCGCCGAAAGGGACCTCAAGATATTTGCGTCGCAGAAAGGGCTTATGTTTGGCAATATGCGGTTCAGACGTGCGGGGGTGGCGTGGGACTTGGACGAGCCGGTGTTGATTCCCAGAACGAACGACTTGGAGGCCATGGAGCCTCCGAAGGGCATTGTAGTGATTGAAAAAGAGGCGATTTTCAAGTCGTTCTGTAAGTATATCCAGAATATAGACGTCAATTTGATTGCCGTGACGGGCAAGGGTTTCCCTGATAACCTCACGAAGCGGTTTGTGGGGAATTTGGGCCAATTATATCCCGATGTGCCAATATTGGCGTTCATGGATTCCGATGTGTACGGCTTGAGCATCTGCAAAAACTACAAATACGCCAAAAACTTCGATGCGATGCTATGTCCGCTGCTAACGTTCGCGGGGGTATTTTTAACGGAGTATGCTAGTGGGTGGCTAGATATATCGGTTAGAGATTGGAGAATGATGAGTAATTTTATTAGGGACATCAAGCTCCTACAAAGACCCGTTCTGGAAGCGAAGGAATTGGACAAATGGCACAGAGAGCTTACTAGAGGTTTGGTCCTATTCAAGAAATCAGAAATGAATATCGTAGATTCGTGTCCTAATGAGTATATTTTGagaaaaatcaaacaaCACATTCAGTAG
- a CDS encoding DEHA2B13134p (similar to CA0190|IPF14773 Candida albicans IPF14773): MYLENVYKRDWEDNSWTGGGGARWAFFAVFIVLILIVVLGTIRVNKKRSQQGIQPIYGTRWMTPPSYVQSQTQYNQPNTRDPDMPTNYVPAYSAEATEYDMGYYDNSGKFHANPNAKSQTQAETTDVTYPESAHHRSTSGAAGAPVGRIPTLHEESDENEDGDLYRPPPGPPPFAGRSETTGTVASDPPTIPGQFPTNERATGN, translated from the coding sequence ATGTACTTAGAGAACGTTTATAAGAGAGACTGGGAAGATAATTCGTGGACAGGAGGAGGTGGTGCAAGATGGGCATTTTTTGCTGTGTTTATTGTGCTCATCCTTATAGTGGTGTTGGGTACTATTCGAGTGAATAAAAAACGGTCCCAACAGGGAATTCAGCCAATATATGGGACTCGTTGGATGACACCTCCGTCGTACGTGCAATCTCAGACACAATATAACCAACCGAACACTAGGGACCCCGATATGCCTACAAATTATGTTCCAGCGTACTCGGCCGAAGCCACCGAATACGATATGGGATACTACGACAATAGTGGCAAATTCCATGCTAATCCAAATGCTAAGTCACAGACACAGGCTGAGACGACAGACGTTACATATCCTGAAAGTGCACATCATCGGCTGACAAGTGGGGCTGCTGGGGCACCGGTGGGCCGGATACCTACGCTCCACGAAGAGAGCGATGAGAATGAGGACGGGGACTTGTACAGACCGCCACCAGGGCCACCACCGTTTGCCGGTCGTTCGGAGACGACAGGAACAGTAGCATCGGATCCTCCTACAATACCAGGGCAATTTCCTACTAACGAGAGGGCCACAGGAAATTAA
- a CDS encoding DEHA2B13156p (similar to uniprot|P32503 Saccharomyces cerevisiae At3g23820 At3g23820 At3g23820 virus L-A GAG Major coat protein) produces MLKFVNQLNSKGKNNLYHSQQTDGTASTMSRIRVDFKYDDLTFSRSLTASQDYTWVGKVLTSMSEVESSLDGLNKKYLTLDGAISTDNVFQELKNSAGFQSNIIAGHAYNVAGWRWYDNHVALLVNLLRFYILSDLDERSKLSTGKFPVYDDGHVIIDLNDTLLLEDKAVDWTWPGRRADESYPYWNPMTEFLPVTDDPHIDLRPLTEEEAKVVLMMTGEWKPQTNYKLDFYTPRLAEKIMYRYRNPISSLNEWLDAEGTAPTYYLPKSRVIWSALRKYVTHNNLYNQFYTATNIVAQVMLTVYPDTAEGMTWLTHVPEVHLPKFGSVRGRYPFLNSGEAAFIQAKALEDWAALIAKPELLFTYGMMLASTLNIGLAVRDAKASLLIGEDKSSFDDTLFLTPETFFASAVSLATGLDAPLNGMGDVYVFYPELVNINETWEVPAVILEPNGYLIKDNHILSTGIPFVGSPYLVYSLAVFDEANPYSGNFVLPEPLRRTRKGAIYSFVDAWKMGWAARIAGYDLSINVFSSNVNYTKYFSPNNNSWSHVLTNGIDDKVEGVLIKDMTRRSRHFVDLPNFFVPGNHPVTEVKVNVLGTSVLDAAGNKNRAAGTANEWVTPSSLGLQIVSKEDVRRFWGHIKRHKSGLAMEGLTMSVNVPAIEGNRGVEVM; encoded by the coding sequence ATGTTGAAATTCgttaatcaattaaattctAAGGGAAAGAACAATCTTTATCATTCCCAACAAACAGATGGGACTGCAAGTACCATGAGTCGTATCCGTGTTGATTTCAAGTACGATGACTTAACATTTTCTCGTAGCTTGACTGCTTCTCAGGATTATACTTGGGTCGGTAAGGTTTTGACAAGTATGTCGGAAGTAGAATCGTCGTTGGATGGGCTCAACAAAAAGTACTTAACATTGGACGGAGCAATTTCTACAGATAATGTTTTccaagaattgaaaaaccTGGCCGGTTTTCAAAGCAATATAATTGCAGGGCATGCATACAATGTTGCTGGCTGGAGATGGTATGATAATCACGTAGCCTTGTTGGTCAATTTGCTAAGATTCTACATTTTATCCGATCTCGACGAACGTTCTAAGCTATCAACCGGTAAGTTTCCGGTGTATGATGATGGACATGTTATCATCGATTTGAATGACACTTTGCTACTTGAAGATAAGGCAGTTGATTGGACTTGGCCTGGTAGAAGGGCTGATGAGAGTTACCCATACTGGAATCCAATGACCGAATTTTTGCCTGTCACTGATGATCCACATATCGATTTGAGGCCACTTACCGAAGAGGAAGCCAAGGTTGTTTTGATGATGACCGGTGAATGGAAGCCTCAAACAAATTATAAGTTAGACTTCTACACTCCTCGCTTGGCAGAAAAAATCATGTACAGATACAGAAACcctatttcttctttgaatgAATGGTTAGATGCTGAGGGAACTGCTCCAACTTACTACTTACCTAAATCAAGAGTAATCTGGAGTGCCTTGCGTAAGTATGTCACTCACAACAACCTCTACAACCAATTCTATACTGCAACTAATATTGTTGCTCAAGTTATGTTGACCGTGTATCCTGATACTGCCGAAGGTATGACCTGGTTAACACATGTACCTGAAGTTCATTTACCTAAGTTTGGATCTGTACGTGGTAGATATCCATTCTTGAACTCGGGTGAGGCCGCATTCATCCAAGCGAAAGCGTTAGAAGACTGGGCTGCCTTGATCGCCAAACCTGAATTGTTATTCACTTACGGCATGATGTTAGCATCGACTTTAAATATTGGATTAGCTGTTAGAGATGCAAAGGCATCGCTTTTGATCGGAGAAGATAAATCGAGTTTCGATGATACGTTATTCTTAACCCCAGAAACGTTTTTTGCGTCGGCCGTTTCATTAGCAACTGGGTTGGACGCCCCATTGAATGGTATGGGTGACGTATACGTCTTTTATCCAGAGCTTGTCAATATAAATGAGACATGGGAGGTTCCAGCTGTTATACTTGAACCTAATGGTTATTTGATCAAGGATAATCATATCTTGTCCACAGGGATTCCTTTTGTTGGATCGCCATATTTGGTTTATCTGTTGGCCGTATTTGACGAAGCAAATCCCTATTCTGGTAACTTTGTGTTGCCGGAGCCTTTAAGACGTACACGTAAGGGGGCCATTTACAGCTTCGTCGATGCTTGGAAAATGGGATGGGCAGCCAGAATTGCAGGCTACGATTTGTCTATCAATGTTTTCAGTTCTAATGTgaattatacaaaataCTTTAGTCCTAATAACAATTCTTGGTCCCATGTTTTAACAAATGGTATCGATGACAAAGTTGAAGGCGTCTTGATTAAAGATATGACCAGAAGATCAAGACATTTTGTTGATCTTccaaatttctttgttcCTGGTAATCATCCCGTAACTGAAGTTAAAGTGAACGTCCTTGGTACATCTGTATTAGATGCAGCGGGTAACAAAAATAGGGCAGCTGGAACTGCTAATGAATGGGTTACTCCATCTTCATTGGGTCTTCAAATTGTTTCCAAGGAAGACGTACGTAGATTCTGGGGCCATATCAAACGTCATAAATCAGGCTTAGCTATGGAAGGCTTAACAATGTCTGTCAATGTCCCTGCAATCGAAGGCAATCGGGGAGTAGAGGTGATGTGA